The following proteins are encoded in a genomic region of Necator americanus strain Aroian chromosome II, whole genome shotgun sequence:
- a CDS encoding hypothetical protein (NECATOR_CHRII.G7216.T1), which translates to MHDVIVLAETRRRHLLNAVYKTGEELFLGTCDAKGFGENGVLVNTNMAKNIDSFKQLTTRIGCLRMKRCGPTPTLTIFVAYAPTSSYEEEVEAPYMDLEKFCRGDRSFHKVPIGDFNAKDGPRRTPEGLHIGTHGLQ; encoded by the coding sequence ATGCACGACGTCATCGTACTGGCCGAGACGAGGCGACGTCACcttctcaacgccgtatataaaactggagaagaactgttcttaggaacatgcgacgctaaaggttttggtgaaaatggcgtcctcgtcaacacgaatatggcaaagaacatcgactctttcaaacaacttacgacccgaatcggatgTCTGCGGATGaaaagatgtggtccaacccctactttgactatcttcgtcgcttacgctccaacatcaagctacgaagaagaagtcgaagctccctatatggacctggagaagttctgccGAGGAGATCGTTCCTTTCACAAGGTCCCAATTGGCGATTTTAACGCCAAAgatggcccaagaagaacgcctgagggacttcacatcgggacccacggcctacaatga
- a CDS encoding hypothetical protein (NECATOR_CHRII.G7215.T1) translates to MENIGEEYDRLIEHLHDCTKKTQSLETTKGRLSLETLELIRQRGAARTAGNRELTFELSRLCREAKKEELKERRAGECWLKLQRRRKASAMIVETTPVARRG, encoded by the coding sequence ATGGAAAACATCggcgaggaatatgaccggctcatTGAACACCTCcacgactgcacgaagaagACTCAGAGTTTGGAGACCACCAAgggacgcctgtctcttgaaactctcgagctgatacgccagcgtggagcagcacgaacCGCAGGGAACCGAGAACTCACGTTCGAGCTctcaaggctttgcagagaggcgaaaaaggaagaacttaaagagagaagagcaggagagtgctggctgaagctgcagaggcggagAAAAGCATCTGCTATGATTGTCGAGACTACGCCAGTCGCAAGAAGAGGAtaa
- a CDS encoding hypothetical protein (NECATOR_CHRII.G7214.T1) yields the protein MWTHRSSVESRQDDVYAQRTGLGCPIHAQRNEHIRMHQLRLYVRELNMINDLTPELGKRRRVAWGAYESIEDVVKKTRNTQLRAHLFNTTVLPALTYASETWAFRKQEENAVSVIERAIERVMLGVSRFTQVRDGIRSSLLRQRSKIRDAAAFAKESKIRWAGYVTPLSTTVGPEP from the coding sequence ATGTGGACGCATCGCTCTTCAGTTGAAtctagacaagacgatgtcTATGCGCAACGGAcaggtctcggatgccccattcacgctcaacggaacgaacatatccgaatgcaccagcttcGTTTATATGTTCGGGAGTTGAACATGATAAACGACCTGACTCCCGAGCTGGGTAAGAGGAGACGAgtggcttggggagcgtatgaaagcatcgaggatgtagtgaagaagaccaggaacacccagctccgtgctcacctcttcaacaccaccgtacttcctgctttgacctatgcttcggaaacctgggcatttcgcaagcaggaagaaaacgcggtgagcgtcattgaacgcgcaattgagagagtgatgctaggagtatcccgtttcacgcaagtgagggacgggattcgaagttctctcctacgtcaacgatcgaagattagagacgccgccgcgtttgccaaggaaagtaaaataaggtgggccggataCGTGACGCCCTTatcgacaaccgttggaccagagccgtga
- a CDS encoding hypothetical protein (NECATOR_CHRII.G7213.T1), with amino-acid sequence MSTYLSLYSYIEEVIPIAKHYKEMKQKSSGQAEFNHGPLDLQSNALPLSYTPSSPLSMSTRLSFLFFGIVVIPTAKHYKEMKQKSRGHAELNHGPLDLQSNALPLSYTLLVTGVTVNLPVLIFIHRRSDSHC; translated from the coding sequence ATGTCAACCTACCTGTCCTTATATTCATACATAGAAGAAGTGATTCCCATTgctaagcactacaaagaGATGAAGCAAAAGTCTAGCGGGCAAGCGGAGTTTAACCACGGACCTCTCGATCTGCAGTCGAAtgctctaccactgagctataccccctcgTCACCGCTGTCAATGTCAACTCGACTGTCATTCTTATTCTTCGGAATAGTAGTGATTCCCACCgctaagcactacaaagaGATGAAGCAAAAGTCTAGGGGGCACGCGGAGTTGAACCACGGACCTCTCGATCTGCAGTCGAAtgctctaccactgagctataccctCCTCGTCACCGGTGTCACTGTCAACCTACCTGTCCTTATATTCATACATAGAAGAAGTGATTCCCATTgctaa
- a CDS encoding hypothetical protein (NECATOR_CHRII.G7217.T1) produces the protein MEERIDACSKGLEAFKRKHIAAIFFLNIGRNKFLQRITFKRQRISSPSYSPFFLKFFLLYSHLYRL, from the exons ATGGAGGAACGAATTGACGCCTGTAGcaaag GGCTTGAAGCATTCAAACGGAAACACATTGCTGCGATATTTTTCCTCAACATTGGACGAAACAAATTCTTGCAACGTATTACATTCAAAAGACAGAGGATTTCAAGTCCTTcctattctcctttttttttaaaattcttcctACTGTATTCTCACCTATATCGACTCTAG
- a CDS encoding hypothetical protein (NECATOR_CHRII.G7214.T2): MPLCLTFVDLKKAFDSVETEAVVEALENQNNIIIDVKRGVRQRNAKVGKGVKVDGWQLHHLRFADDIVPVTPSISQAELMLIEFGETCGRIALQLNLDKTMSMRNGQLRLYVRELNMINDLTPELGKRRRVAWGAYESIEDVVKKTRNTQLRAHLFNTTVLPALTYASETWAFRKQEENAVSVIERAIERVMLGVSRFTQVRDGIRSSLLRQRSKIRDAAAFAKESKIRWAGYVTPLSTTVGPEP, translated from the exons atgccgctctgtctcaccttcgtcgacttgaagaaggcgttcgactcagttgagacggaagcagtcgtggaagccttggagaACCAAAAC aatatcatcattgatgtGAAGAGGGGAGTCCGacaacgcaatgcgaaagttggaaagggagtgaaggttgatggttggcagctacaccatttgcgttTTGCTGATGATATCGTAccggtaacacctagcatcagccaagcggaactaATGCTGATCGAATTCGGCGAAACATGTGGACGCATCGCTCTTCAGTTGAAtctagacaagacgatgtcTATGCGCAACGGAcag cttcGTTTATATGTTCGGGAGTTGAACATGATAAACGACCTGACTCCCGAGCTGGGTAAGAGGAGACGAgtggcttggggagcgtatgaaagcatcgaggatgtagtgaagaagaccaggaacacccagctccgtgctcacctcttcaacaccaccgtacttcctgctttgacctatgcttcggaaacctgggcatttcgcaagcaggaagaaaacgcggtgagcgtcattgaacgcgcaattgagagagtgatgctaggagtatcccgtttcacgcaagtgagggacgggattcgaagttctctcctacgtcaacgatcgaagattagagacgccgccgcgtttgccaaggaaagtaaaataaggtgggccggataCGTGACGCCCTTatcgacaaccgttggaccagagccgtga
- a CDS encoding hypothetical protein (NECATOR_CHRII.G7212.T1) — protein MSTRLSFLFFGIVVIPTAKHYKEMKQKSRGHAELNHGPLDLQSNALPLSYTPSSPLSMSTRLSFLFFGIVVIPTAKHYKEMKQKSRGHAELNHGPLDLQSNALPLSYTPSSPLSLSTYLSFYSYIEVIPIAMYYKEMKQKSSGHAELNHGPLDLQSNALPLSYTPSSPLSMSTRLSFLFFGIVVIPTAKHYKEMKQKSRGHAELNHGPLDLQSNALPLSYTPSSPLSMSTRLSFLFFGIVVIPTAKHYKEMKQKSRGHAELNHGPLDLQSNALPLSYTTSSPLSMSTYLSLYSYIEEVIPIAKHYKEMKQKSRGHAELNHGPLDLQSNALPLSYTPSSPLSMSTYLSLLFIHRRSDSHC, from the coding sequence ATGTCAACTCGACTGTCATTCTTATTCTTCGGAATAGTAGTGATTCCCACCgctaagcactacaaagaGATGAAGCAAAAGTCTAGGGGGCACGCGGAGTTGAACCACGGACCTCTCGATCTGCAGTCGAAtgctctaccactgagctataccccctcgTCACCGCTGTCAATGTCAACTCGACTGTCATTCTTATTCTTCGGAATAGTAGTGATTCCCACCgctaagcactacaaagaGATGAAGCAAAAGTCTAGGGGGCACGCGGAGTTGAACCACGGACCTCTCGATCTGCAGTCGAAtgctctaccactgagctataccccctcgTCACCGCTGTCACTGTCAACCTACCTGTCCTTTTATTCATACATAGAAGTGATTCCCATCGCTATGTACTACAAAGAGATGAAGCAAAAGTCTAGCGGCCACGCGGAGTTGAACCACGGACCTCTCGATCTGCAGTCGAAtgctctaccactgagctataccccctcgTCACCGCTGTCAATGTCAACTCGACTGTCATTCTTATTCTTCGGAATAGTAGTGATTCCCACCgctaagcactacaaagaGATGAAGCAAAAGTCTAGGGGGCACGCGGAGTTGAACCACGGACCTCTCGATCTGCAGTCGAAtgctctaccactgagctataccccctcgTCACCGCTGTCAATGTCAACTCGACTGTCATTCTTATTCTTCGGAATAGTAGTGATTCCCACCgctaagcactacaaagaGATGAAGCAAAAGTCTAGGGGGCACGCGGAGTTGAACCACGGACCTCTCGATCTGCAGTCGAAtgctctaccactgagctataccaCCTCGTCACCGTTGTCAATGTCAACCTACCTGTCCTTATATTCATACATAGAAGAAGTGATTCCCATTgctaagcactacaaagaGATGAAGCAAAAGTCTAGGGGGCACGCGGAGTTGAACCACGGACCTCTCGATCTGCAGTCGAAtgctctaccactgagctataccccctcgTCACCGCTGTCAATGTCAACCTACCTGTCCTTATTATTCATACATAGAAGAAGTGATTCCCATTgctaa